One stretch of Prionailurus viverrinus isolate Anna chromosome C1, UM_Priviv_1.0, whole genome shotgun sequence DNA includes these proteins:
- the LOC125172855 gene encoding chymotrypsin-C, with amino-acid sequence MLGFTMLAALLACASSCGVPSFLPNLSARVVGGDSARPHSWPWQISLQYLKNGTWRHTCGGTLIANSFVLTAAHCISNTKTYRVALGKNNLVVDNEEGSLFANVDTIFVHEKWNSFLVRNDIALIKLAEPVQLSDTIQVACLPEKGSLLPQDYPCYVTGWGRLWTNGPIADELQQGLQPVVDHTTCTQKDWWGSMVKDTMVCAGGDGVISACNGDSGGPLNCQAENGSWEVRGIVSFGSGLGCNTRKKPTVFTRVSAYIDWINEKMQL; translated from the exons ATGTTGGGCTTCACCATGCTTGCCGCGCTCCTGGCCTGTG CCTCCAGCTGCGGGGTCCCCAGCTTCCTGCCCAACCTATCGGCCCGAGTGGTAGGAGGAGACAGTGCCAGGCCCCACAGCTGGCCCTGGCAG ATCTCTCTCCAGTACCTCAAGAATGGCACGTGGAGACACACGTGTGGCGGCACCTTGATTGCCAACAGCTTCGTCCTCACAGCCGCCCACTGCATCAG caACACCAAGACCTACCGCGTGGCCCTGGGCAAGAACAACCTGGTGGTGGACAATGAGGAAGGCTCCCTGTTCGCAAATGTGGACACCATCTTTGTCCACGAGAAGTGGAACTCCTTCCTGGTGCG CAACGACATTGCCCTCATCAAGCTGGCGGAGCCCGTGCAGCTGAGCGACACCATCCAGGTGGCATGCCTGCCGGAGAAGGGCTCTTTGCTACCTCAAGACTACCCCTGCTACGTCACAGGCTGGGGCCGCCTCTGGA ccaacgGCCCCATTGCCGACGAGCTCCAGCAGGGCCTGCAGCCCGTGGTGGACCACACCACATGCACCCAGAAGGACTGGTGGGGAAGCATGGTGAAGGACACCATGGTGTGTGCGGGCGGGGACGGTGTCATCTCGGCCTGCAAC GGAGACTCGGGCGGCCCGCTGAACTGCCAGGCTGAGAACGGTTCCTGGGAGGTGCGAGGCATCGTGAGCTTTGGCTCCGGGCTGGGCTGCAACACCCGTAAGAAGCCCACGGTCTTCACCCGCGTGTCCGCCTACATCGACTGGATCAATGAG aaAATGCAGCTGTGA